Genomic DNA from Candidatus Woesearchaeota archaeon:
TCTTTTACCGTTGTGAGAAGAGATTTTCTTGGATTATCAAAACCAAGTAGGTGTCTATTTTTTGAAAAAAATTCGGCAACGGAGATACTTCTCTGTTTTTGAGCCATTTGTTCAGCTGCTGTAGTCATAAACTCACCTCATCTCTTCTCATTTCTTTTCTTTTTTTATCGAGCCAACGATACACACCTGCGTGAGGACTTCCCGTTAAAAGAGTTTCTATTGCTTGGCGCGCAAGAGTGACTTTTTCAATTTCTCCGATAATTCCGATTGTTTTTCCATAAATTACGATGTATGTTTCGGTCGCATCTTCTATGAATTTCCTGGTTTTTCCTTCTGTTCCAATAACTCTTGCACGTACGCGTTCAAGACTTTTCTTTGACTTTCCAATGAAGTCTTGCATGTTGATGATTTCAAGAGAGTATTCTGGTTTGAGAACGAGCAGTGCAATTTCGGGATTGAATCCTCTTGCAATTGCTCGAATCACTTCTCTTGCAGTGAATAACCCTAAAGAATCGGTTCCTGAGAGGATAACATCGCCTTCGTCTGAGTCAATGTCAATCTTTGCATGGGTTATTTGTTCTATTTTGCGTTTTGTTGAACCTTTTGTACCTATGAGTACTGCGATGCGGTCTTTTGGCACTTTAAGTTCATAGCTAAATTCCATTGTTCCTTTTTGTTCTTTCCTTGCACGCTCTTTATGAAGTTATCGCTTGGTAGATTTCCGTTTGATTTGTTTCAACACCTCTCTTGTTGAAGAACCTTGCAAGATTCTTCGCATCGCGCTCAAGAAGTTCTTTTGCGTTTTGCGATTCTATGGTTGTTGCTTGAGAGAAGTCTATAAACACGGGCTTTTCGTTGTGGTTGAGGATGTTGAATTCTGAAAGGTCGCCATGAACAAGTCCTGCTTTGAGGAGTTTTCTGTATTCGTTGATTGTGTCTTGAAGAAACGCTGAAGGGTCGTGAGGAATTGCGTCTTTGAGCTGGGGTGCTGCGCGCTTGTCTCCGATAAGATCCATGATGATGATGTTGTGCAAGCAGATGTGGGGGGTGGGAACTCGTACATTTGCTTCCCTTGCTTTGAGAAGGTTTCTAAATTCTCTTTGCGCCCATGAAAAAATAATCTCTCTTCGTCTTTTCTTAATGGAAGAGTACCGTGGATCATATTTGATATAATCAAACATTTTATTGAAGTCACAGTTTTCAAGACGGTAGATCTTAACGATTTTGAGCTCTCCTTCTTTTGTTCGCGCGGTAAAGATGTTGGCCTCCTTTCCTAACGAGATGGAGCTTTCAAGTTCCTCAAAATGACCTTGCGTTGCTAGTTTGAAGATATTTCTTCGGGTGAATTCGTCAAAAACGTTTGCATAGGTCTTAAATTTCTCTCTCGTGATCTTTCCCATGTTCTGTATTCTTTTTAGCCCTCTTTTAAAGCTGTGCTAACCTGTAGGGTACATTGAAGAAATCTTTATATATTAGTAGTACCCATTAAGTAGTAACAAACACCTCTTTCCTAAACGGGACCGATTTTTTTGGTCCCCGATAGGTTTCAACATAAAGGAACCTTTATAAAAGAGATTTGATTATACTACCTCAGATGCACAAATGGGTCCTTGTAGAGCTCCACAACTCGTGGGTTGCAAGGAAGACAAGACACTCTTGTGCGCATCAGCCTGCCACGAGAGTACTCGGTCAAGCGTACGGCAAAGCCAAGCAATGAACCCGGGAGTTAGTGTCGCAGGCATCATATTCACCTGTTACAAGGCGAGCGAACCCTCGTGGTTCACAAATCACTAAGAATCATCACTCATCACATTCGCGGTAAGAACAGAATCGCAAACAGGCTTGCGCCCTGTTGCAGCTGATCTGTACAACTTGCCAGTAGATGTTGTATGTAGGATATTCTTAGAGATTTAGCTTAACAGCGTTTGTTAAGCAATACACCTAATAACTAAAACGGAAGTGATAACAATGGCAAAAATCAGCCAAGTATCAGCAAAATACATCATTAATGCAACAATAGATATTGATGGAGTGGTCGATAGACCTGATGTCATCGGAGCAGTTTTCGGTCAAACAGAAGGTTTACTCGGAACAGAACTAGAACTGCGCGAATTGCAAAGATCCGGTCGCATTGGAAGAATAGAGGTCCAATCCCAGACAAAAGGGGGAAAAACATCCGGAACAATCACCATTCCCTCGAGCTTGGATATGGCAGAAACTGCAATCATTGGCGCAGCAATTGAAGTTATAGAGCGGATCGGACCCTGCAACGCGAAAATCAAAGTTACTGACATTGAAGATGTTCGTGTATCAAAACGACAACAAGTTATTGAGCGAGCAAAGGCGCTTCTTCGCGAACTTCAAGACAAAGTCATTCCAGATAGCCAGGAACTCTCTGACGAAGTTGCACAATCCGTGCGCCAGATGGAAATTACTAGCTACGGAAAAGACAAACTTCCAGCAGGACCTTCAATTGATGAAGCAGAAGAAGTTATCCTTGTTGAAGGAAGAGCAGACGTTCTCAATATGCTCAAACACGGATTCAAAAACGTTGTTGGCATGAATGGAAGCAACGTTCCTCAAACCGTGATTGACTTGTGCAAAGAGAAAACAGTGATCGTTTTTGTTGATGGTGATCGCGGAGGCGATTTACAAGTAAAGGCACTCTTACAAACCGCGGAAATTGACTTCGTAACAAAAGCACCTGACGGTAAAGAGGTGGAAGAGCTCACCAAAAAAGAGATCCACAAATGCCTTCGCGCAAAAATTGCTGCAGAACAAGCAAAACATGAGTTTGCAAACGTCAAGCCCCAAGAAAGAGTTCACAAAACAAGGGATGAACGAAGAGATGATTCAAGAGGCAGTAACAAACGCGAAAA
This window encodes:
- a CDS encoding DNA primase — encoded protein: MAKISQVSAKYIINATIDIDGVVDRPDVIGAVFGQTEGLLGTELELRELQRSGRIGRIEVQSQTKGGKTSGTITIPSSLDMAETAIIGAAIEVIERIGPCNAKIKVTDIEDVRVSKRQQVIERAKALLRELQDKVIPDSQELSDEVAQSVRQMEITSYGKDKLPAGPSIDEAEEVILVEGRADVLNMLKHGFKNVVGMNGSNVPQTVIDLCKEKTVIVFVDGDRGGDLQVKALLQTAEIDFVTKAPDGKEVEELTKKEIHKCLRAKIAAEQAKHEFANVKPQERVHKTRDERRDDSRGSNKRENKRDTRRSSRKTELSAKDKESFKEMLEDLVGTRGAYIVDDQMNILGKVPTTELAATVKSLGSGVHAIIMDGVPDKDIIESAEKNRVKVVVAAEPGENSNRVAVLTSEQLE
- a CDS encoding serine protein kinase RIO, with product MGKITREKFKTYANVFDEFTRRNIFKLATQGHFEELESSISLGKEANIFTARTKEGELKIVKIYRLENCDFNKMFDYIKYDPRYSSIKKRRREIIFSWAQREFRNLLKAREANVRVPTPHICLHNIIIMDLIGDKRAAPQLKDAIPHDPSAFLQDTINEYRKLLKAGLVHGDLSEFNILNHNEKPVFIDFSQATTIESQNAKELLERDAKNLARFFNKRGVETNQTEIYQAITS
- a CDS encoding RNA-processing protein (similar to yeast Dim2p protein that is essential for 40S ribosomal subunit; structural studies show binding to 3' end of 16S rRNA in complex with archaeal IF2 alpha), whose protein sequence is MEFSYELKVPKDRIAVLIGTKGSTKRKIEQITHAKIDIDSDEGDVILSGTDSLGLFTAREVIRAIARGFNPEIALLVLKPEYSLEIINMQDFIGKSKKSLERVRARVIGTEGKTRKFIEDATETYIVIYGKTIGIIGEIEKVTLARQAIETLLTGSPHAGVYRWLDKKRKEMRRDEVSL